The genomic stretch TCTCTCAAGTGGACGAGCAAATAGCTCTGCTAAATCAGCGGCTTGGTCGTAACCGTGAATTGGCGAAAACACTAATTCAATTGACCATTTTGTAGCCATACCTTCTGCTTCGAGAGGGTTTGCGAGTCCTAGACCACAGACGGTAATATCAGGACGGGCTTCACGGCAACGATCCAGTTGCTTTTCTACATCCTGACCCTCTGAAAGGGCAGTACCGACTGGTAATAGATTAATTTCACTATCCATTAACAGGCGATCAATATAGGGTGTACCTACTTCGACTAGCTCCATGCCGCATTCTCTAGAGAGAAAACGTGCCAATGGAATTTCCAATTGCGAGTCGGGGAATAGAAAGGCTTTGCGACCTGTCAAGACTTGGCGATATCGCTCTAGGGCAATGGTGGCGCGATTCACTTGAGGAGCGATCGCCTCTTCAAATTTCTCCTTATCCACATTCCAAGCATCTGCGGCTGTTTTTAACCATGCGGTTGTACCTTCGATACCAAAGGGATAGGGCGATGGTAATAATGTCGCACCCCGTGAAATCAGCGATCGCACTGTGTCACTCAGAAAAGGTTGAGCTAACAGGAGTTTTGTGCCTTTGCCGATCGGTGGTAATTTGGCGGCACGACGCGGTGGAAAGAAACTAACAGGAATACCTAATTTATCGAATAGTCTTTGGAACTGATCTTCTACCACATCGGCAAGACTACCTACCACCATTAGACTAGGTTCATCTTGGCTATGGGGTAGGACAGGAACCATTGATCCTAAACAAGCATCTTCGCCTTGAGTAAAGGTAGTTTCAATGCCACTGCCTGAATAATTAAGAATTCTAACTTTGGGAAAGAATCGCTGATTGAGACGTTCAGAAGCCTTAGCAAGATCGAGCTTAATCACTTCAGAGGGACATGATCCCACTAAAAAGAGAGTGCCAATATCAGGACGACGCTCTAGTAACTGATCAACAACACGATCAAGTTCTTCATTGGCATCTGCAAGACCAGCTAGATCACGTTCGCCGAGAATCGCAGTGCCGAATCTTGGCTCAGCAAAAATCATCACTCCAGCCGCAGACTGGATCAAGTGAGCGCAGGTTCGTGAACCTACGACTAAGAAAAAAGCATCCTGCATTTTGCGGTGTAACCAGACGATTCCCGTCAAGCCACAAAACACCTCCCTTTGTCCCCGCTCTTTGAGCACGGCAAGATCGGTGTTTATCTTCTGAGTATTGATAGCAGGAACTTCTGTGCAAGGCTCTAGAGCCATGTTTTGCTCTCCTATTGGGCTAAATCCCTAGTTTGTTAAAAAGGCAATGCCCTGATTGGTTTAGAGGGCAAAGCCCTGTCTGATATCAAAAATTTGGGCGATCGCAACGCGATCAAATAAATTAATTCTCTTTACTATATTTAGTAAAACCAAGAGACTGGTTAAAAAGTTGCAAAGGTTTACAGGAGTATAAGGATCTAAAAGCGTTTTATGGGGATCGCAAGTACATTTACTTAAGCATAGTTAGCTCTTTGCTGGCTTCTTACAACGTTTCTGATTAGTTTCGTTTTTAGTTTGGGTTTATTATTTTTAATAAACCTGCGAAGCAATCGTAACTAAATGCTAGATTTTTGGACAAAAACCAGTGGTACTTGGATTAATATCTTTGCGATCGCCATTGGTACATTTTTAGGATTAATCCTGCGAGGACGATTTCTTTCGCAAGTTTTGCCAATTCTCAAACAGGCGATCGGGCTAATCACCATGTTTGTCAGCATTAACATGGCAAATAGCTTACTCAAGGTTAAAGCTGGAGCTTTAGATGGAGTGATCCTATCTTTGATTGCCTTAATTATTGGTGGCGTGATTGGCGAACTCAGTCAGCTTGAGAAACATCTAGAATCCGTTGGCGACTGGCTAAAAGCTAAATTTAAGGGAAAAGGTAAGTTTACAGAAGGTTTTGTGGCAGCAAGCCTGTTGTTTTGTATTGGACCAATGGCAATTATTGGTAGCCTCAACAATGGATTGACTGGCGATAATAACCTACTAGCGTTGAAATCAGCCCTTGACGGTTTTATTTCGATCGTATTTGCCAGCACTTATGGCATTGGTGTGGGTTTCTCAGCCTTGCCTGTTGGGCTTTACCAAGGCATTATGTCAGTGCTTGCAGGCAACTTAGCCCAAAGCTTACCAGACCCAGCTAATGCTCAACCAGTACTCATTATTACTGGCGTTGGTGGATTAATGCTGTTGGGACTCGGTTTAAATTTATTAGAACTAGCAAAAGTCCGCGTTGCTTCTTTTTTACCAGCACTGGCGATCGCACCTTTAGTCTATTGGCTTGCCGACAGCTTCAAATAAACTAAGAGAGAGTTGCGGCGCAACTCTCTCTTAGTTTTTGTTACACCTATTGTATATATGCTATAAATTGTTAAGCTCCTCTGTGGCGTGCGTGACTACCGATAATGTGTCTTGATCGATAATCGTTTTTAAGGAGTCTTCGTAATCTTCGCCGCAGTAAACCAGACCTGCATCTGGGAACTTTAAGTTAGGCGCAGTGCTTCGGCTCCACCTGGTTTTACCGGGTCAAACAACTGAGGTAAGACGGCGTTGCGGAGGGGTCAACCAACAAATTTTCAAGATTTTTTGAAAAGTGGTTGCAATTAAAGCAAAGCATGTTATATTAGATAAGCGAAACGACGCGGGGTAGAGCAGCCTGGTAGCTCGTCGGGCTCATAACCCGAAGGTCGATGGTTCAAATCCGTCCCCCGCCATTAAAAACCAAAAACAAAGAAGCCATCCTTCAGGATGGCTTCTTTGTTTTTATGAGTTAGTGATACTTCTAAACAAGTAACCAACTACTACACCAATCAAAAGCGCCCAAATCTGACCAGACTTTACAAAACTATCCCAACCCTTACCAATGTCACCCATGACATCTTGCTTAAACTGTTGGGCAATCAAATCCGTGTTTATGTAAGAGTGTAGATCCGCGATATTTGTAGAAGGCGTAATTACTGACAGATCAGTGGTAGTTACTAAGTGATGAGCTAGGTCAAGCATAATGTTATAGGTTTGGCGTAGAGGTAGAGGATTGAATTAATTTGCTGGAGCCTTTTCTTTGATTTGCAAGACTACGAGGGTCATATCATCAGTATGAGTATGCCCCTCTCCGATAAAGTTTTGCACTTCTTGGAAGATGTAGTCAAGAATCATCTGAGGACGTGTGACATCTTCAGAAAGGGGGAAGCAATTTTGACAAGCCCAGTCTAGCGCTTTGCGGAGGTTCTCTTCATCAAAGCGATCGCCTTCAGGACTTGCTGCTTCTGTAAAGCCATCGGTGTAATAAATAACGACATCCCCCGCATCTAGATGGGTACTGCGTTCTTCATATTTAGAACCAGCTTCTAAGCCGATTAAAGCGCCCATCGTATCAAGGGCATGGACACTCCGACTCTTAGAGCGCCAATGTAATGCAGGGGTATGGGCGGCATTACTAAAGGACAGAATTTGCGTTGCAGGATCATACTCTGAGTAAAACATAGTGACAAAGCGATGGGATTTTTCGAGATCCTCATACATCACTTCGTTGAGATGTTCCAAAATTTTGCTAGGGGAATGATTGTTTAATACTTCGGCGCGTAACATGCCCCGTGTCATTGTCATGATTAGTCCTGCGGGGACACCTTTACCCATGACATCGCCGACTACGAAACTCCAGCGATCGCCCTTTTGCATCGGGATAAAGTCATAATAGTCACCACCAACGCGGCTAGCAGTAGAACATCGTGCCGCGATCTCAATGCCTTGAATCTTTGGGCAACTGCGCGGTAAGAGTTGTCTTTGGATTTCTGCGCCGATCTCCATCTCCCGATCTTGGCGCTCTTTTTTAATTAATTCGGTAGTGAGTTCATGATTTTCTAGTCCCACTGAAGTTTGATCGGCGACCAGACGCATCAAGGTGCGCTTATTATCTGTCCAGACATAATCAGGCTTACGGCTAAAGATATAGAGCCGCCCACGTACAGAATTTTTGACTAGTACAGATGTCCCAAACAAATGTACATCTGCCCCCAAATAGCGACTGACCATTTCATCAAGGGCAGTGGGACTACCTGTTAAAACCTGCTGAATTGCCCGCTCGATCGCAGTGCGTACCTGTTTGGCTTTCATGCCCCCCTGATTGCGTTCAGGACAATGTAGAGACTCAAGGCGCATTTGCCCACTTGCCTTAAATAAAATTAGCGCACCACCATCGGAGTCAGTCACACGACTGGCTATGAGAGGAATTAATTCAAGAAATTGATTGAGATTACTAAAGCTGCGAAGAGCGTAACCCAAGAAGCTAAGCAGCTCATGGATTTTGTTTTGATCTTGACTCATGCGCCTGAGCAGATCTTTGAGATCTTTCATCACCATCACAGACGCATTGTCTATATCGGGCTGTGGTGGGAGCGATCTATTTCTAGGTGGCAATGATAGAGACATACCAATGCTGCAACGCTAGGTGGTTTATAGGGAAGCTAGTTATGAAAGCTAATTTAGTCAAACAGTTTAGCCTTAGTTGAGCAAAAAATACGATTAAATTTTTAACTTAAGTTCAGAATAATTTGAAATAGGCTTTGAGAGAGGATTTGCCATGCAAATCCTCTCTCAAAGATTAGAGATACAAACCTTGCATAGCAAGGAAAGGATTTATTGTGGTAAGGATGGGCGGCGCAAAGCGCCGCCCATCCTTACCTAAAGGTATAAAGCAGCAAAATTTTCAGAGAGGCGATGCCCTTAATTACTCAATAGGGCTTCCACAAATTCGTAACTTGAAAATGGGCGCAAATCTTCGATACCTTCCCCTGCACCGATAAATCTAATGGGTAAGCCGAGCTGTTGGACTACAGCGATCGCCACCCCACCCTTTGCCGTGCCATCAAGTTTCGTGAGAATTACCCCTGTAATCCCTGCGGATTGGGCAAATACTTCAGCTTGCTTGAGACCATTTTGTCCGAGGGTGGAGTCTAGGACTAGCAAAGATTCGATTTTTGCCTCGGCGGATTTTTTATCAACAATGCGGCGAATTTTGCTGAGTTCTTCCATCAAGTTTTTCTTGTTTTGCAAACGTCCTGCGGTATCGACGAGTAATAATTCCGTGCCTCTGGCTTGGGCAGCACTAATTGCATCGAAGACAACGGCGGCAGGATCGGCATTTTGGGCAGGGTTAGAAATCACATCGACGTTAGATCTTTGTCCCCAACTCTTGACTTGCTCCACGGCAGCAGCACGGAATGTATCGGCGGCGGCGATCAGGGTTTTATAGCCAGATTTGACACTGAGGTGGGAGAGTTTGCCGATAGTTGTAGTTTTACCTGCACCATTTACGCCTGTAATCAACCAAATATTGAGTTGATTTTTTTCAGGGATCAGCATCGGGATGGGTTCACCTTTGTTGGATGCACCAGTCTGAGCCGTGACATCGAGCATCTCGCGCAAAATTTGCTTGAGATAGGCGATCGCTTCTTCAGGGGGCAAAACTTCCTTACGCAGTTTGTCTTGCAATTTAGAAATAATCTGATCGGTTGCCTTTACACCCACATCCGCCTGCAAGAGCAAAGCTTCGATATCATCAACGGAATCGGCACTGAGGGGACCTTGTCCCACGATCGCCTTTAGTTGATTGACTAGTGATAGACGGGTTTTATCTAAGCCTTGGCGTAGACGGTTTAGCCATGTGATTTCTTCAACGGAGATTTCTTCGGGGCGGCGACCTTGAGAGGCGAGGACTTCGGCTGACCAGATGAAATTATCGTCAAATTCGATGGTGGGCTTGCGTCTGACCTTGACTTCGGGTTTGACTTCTGGCTCTGGCTCAATGATCGCCGTGGCTTCGAGGGCAGCAATACGGGCTTGGCGATCGCTTTCGGACTGCATCCAAAAAGGCACAGATGCAGTTTCTGGTTCTGGTGTAATTTCTGCGGGGGCGGCTTCAGCGATCGCAGGTTGAACCAATGCGGGAGATTCAGGGATTGGCTCTGATGATATTTCTAGGGGTGACGCGGCGATCGGTGCAGGTTGAGGAATTTCGGCAATGACTTCTGGCGCGTCAATCTCTACTGCGGGTTCAGTAACCTCAGTCTGAGGACTTTCTGGAGCGATTTCTGGCTCAGCGATCTCAGGTTGAACTAGGACAGGCTCAATACTTTCTGGTGCAGATTCGACAACTTCTGGCTCAGCAACCTCTGCTTCAGACGCGGTAATTGCTGGCTCAGTAACCTCTGATGCCGTTTCCTCGACAACTTCTGCCTGCTGCTGGACATTGGCATAGGCAGCCTTAGCCCAATTTAATAAATCTTGAGAGGCAGGTGATGCGATCGGGCTAGATTCTGGCGTAGATTCTGGCGATGGCTCTTCAGCTTGGGCTGGCTCTACAGGTTGATTATTAGGATCTTTGTCATCATCAAACTTTCGTCGAAACCAGTTAAACACCATACTAATACCCTCGCGCAATGCCTCAATCTACATCAGCTTCAATATGTCCAACCAAGACAAACTTGATCTGCGATATTAAAATTACTGTCAGTTTACTAGGATAGTTTAAGGTGTATGCGTTGTGGGGGAATGAGTCAGATCTAGGCGGTTTCCCGAAATATCAAATGAATCTTGGCTCATTATGTTTCCATTTATCTGGGCTTAAAAATATCATCGATTTTGAGGTTTACTTGTCTTGCACTGTTTAAAGCCGCAACTTCTGCGTCCATTTGTTGTGCGATCGCGGCGGCACTTTTTGTAGATGGGGAAGAGGATTGCATGACATTGAGCTTTAAAGTTAATTGCTTGACCATCATTTGCTGGGAATCAAGGTCAATATCAAACTGAAGGGCATCATTTGCAAGGATTTTGGATAGCTCTTTATTGACTAGAGATTCCGTAATAGTTTCGAGGGGCTGATCGATTAGTGATTGATTGTTTAAGAGCGTATTCTTGATTTGTTCTTCTAAGCTGCCAAATTGCATTAGTTTCGCCAATTGCTGGGCGATCGAGATCGCGTCATTGCCAATCACCTGTGACAAAGCATTTTGCACATTAAACTTTGAGGTTACTCGCTGAATTAGAGATTCAGCCTCGACCTTACGGAGTTGGGCATTCTCAACTAAAGGGATAATTGATAAAATAGTGTCTGGCAAAGTGTCTGAGAGGTTGAGAGCCTGATCGGGTAGAAAGTTCTGGACATAGGCATTGAGGGTATTGAGAACTTGACTTTCTAATGTCTGCACCCATTGATGAACTCCTGTAACCAATGTTTCGGTATTGGCATCAATAATGTCAGGAATATCAGGTAATAATTCTCCATTGAACTGATCAACGGTGTTATGAATTAGAGTCTCAATTTCTTGGGGAGCGATCGCAAGATTTCCCTGTTTTTGTTGAAATGTCAAAATCGAACTCGCGATCGCCAATAAATTTTCGCGGGATTGGGGGATTTCAAAACGCTTTGTGTAGGCATTCAGACTATTAAGCAGCGATTCTACGGTCGCAATTTCATTCATAGGTTTCTCACATGTTGTCTGCACTAGAGCAAATTAGCCACAAAAAATGCACGCTATAGCGTGCATTTTAAAAGTTACCAAGCAGGATGAGAAAAAATTGCCTGCATCGTTTTGTTACCACGCAATTGATTAGAAAGTGGTAAATGTCCCCTTGGGGCATCAAGACTCCAAATAAATTCGTTGGGATAGCGGGTAAAGGAACCATCCTTTTTCCAGCCAATCTTTAACCAAAACTTTTCCCAACCCTTGCCCAGACTGAGCCAGATTTTGCGTTGGACAGAAAAGCCAAACTTACCTTCGGAATAAACTAACCAAAGTTGATTAATCGTCTGTAGATCACTAATGGGAATTGACTTTGCTTCTGTGAAATATAGCCAACCTCTCGCCAAAGCATCAGCACCCGCCGCTTCACATAGTTTTTTGCTGGTCACACGGTCAGCTTCTTCAAAATCCTGTTTTGCTAGCAAAATTTGAATTGGTTGGTAGTCGATCGCCTTTTCGGACTTCAATGTGACTACACCATTTGCATAATAAATTTGTGCTAACTCGCTTGCCCTCGGTAAATCGCTTTGTAACAATACTTGGTGAATTTTGCCATCGATCCATGTCACCTCAGTATTGGCAGCTTTACGGGCTTGAATAAATTCATCTAATATTTG from Pseudanabaena sp. Chao 1811 encodes the following:
- a CDS encoding ferredoxin:protochlorophyllide reductase (ATP-dependent) subunit N, yielding MALEPCTEVPAINTQKINTDLAVLKERGQREVFCGLTGIVWLHRKMQDAFFLVVGSRTCAHLIQSAAGVMIFAEPRFGTAILGERDLAGLADANEELDRVVDQLLERRPDIGTLFLVGSCPSEVIKLDLAKASERLNQRFFPKVRILNYSGSGIETTFTQGEDACLGSMVPVLPHSQDEPSLMVVGSLADVVEDQFQRLFDKLGIPVSFFPPRRAAKLPPIGKGTKLLLAQPFLSDTVRSLISRGATLLPSPYPFGIEGTTAWLKTAADAWNVDKEKFEEAIAPQVNRATIALERYRQVLTGRKAFLFPDSQLEIPLARFLSRECGMELVEVGTPYIDRLLMDSEINLLPVGTALSEGQDVEKQLDRCREARPDITVCGLGLANPLEAEGMATKWSIELVFSPIHGYDQAADLAELFARPLERRRRLTV
- a CDS encoding DUF554 domain-containing protein, with protein sequence MLDFWTKTSGTWINIFAIAIGTFLGLILRGRFLSQVLPILKQAIGLITMFVSINMANSLLKVKAGALDGVILSLIALIIGGVIGELSQLEKHLESVGDWLKAKFKGKGKFTEGFVAASLLFCIGPMAIIGSLNNGLTGDNNLLALKSALDGFISIVFASTYGIGVGFSALPVGLYQGIMSVLAGNLAQSLPDPANAQPVLIITGVGGLMLLGLGLNLLELAKVRVASFLPALAIAPLVYWLADSFK
- a CDS encoding PP2C family protein-serine/threonine phosphatase, which codes for MSLSLPPRNRSLPPQPDIDNASVMVMKDLKDLLRRMSQDQNKIHELLSFLGYALRSFSNLNQFLELIPLIASRVTDSDGGALILFKASGQMRLESLHCPERNQGGMKAKQVRTAIERAIQQVLTGSPTALDEMVSRYLGADVHLFGTSVLVKNSVRGRLYIFSRKPDYVWTDNKRTLMRLVADQTSVGLENHELTTELIKKERQDREMEIGAEIQRQLLPRSCPKIQGIEIAARCSTASRVGGDYYDFIPMQKGDRWSFVVGDVMGKGVPAGLIMTMTRGMLRAEVLNNHSPSKILEHLNEVMYEDLEKSHRFVTMFYSEYDPATQILSFSNAAHTPALHWRSKSRSVHALDTMGALIGLEAGSKYEERSTHLDAGDVVIYYTDGFTEAASPEGDRFDEENLRKALDWACQNCFPLSEDVTRPQMILDYIFQEVQNFIGEGHTHTDDMTLVVLQIKEKAPAN
- the ftsY gene encoding signal recognition particle-docking protein FtsY yields the protein MVFNWFRRKFDDDKDPNNQPVEPAQAEEPSPESTPESSPIASPASQDLLNWAKAAYANVQQQAEVVEETASEVTEPAITASEAEVAEPEVVESAPESIEPVLVQPEIAEPEIAPESPQTEVTEPAVEIDAPEVIAEIPQPAPIAASPLEISSEPIPESPALVQPAIAEAAPAEITPEPETASVPFWMQSESDRQARIAALEATAIIEPEPEVKPEVKVRRKPTIEFDDNFIWSAEVLASQGRRPEEISVEEITWLNRLRQGLDKTRLSLVNQLKAIVGQGPLSADSVDDIEALLLQADVGVKATDQIISKLQDKLRKEVLPPEEAIAYLKQILREMLDVTAQTGASNKGEPIPMLIPEKNQLNIWLITGVNGAGKTTTIGKLSHLSVKSGYKTLIAAADTFRAAAVEQVKSWGQRSNVDVISNPAQNADPAAVVFDAISAAQARGTELLLVDTAGRLQNKKNLMEELSKIRRIVDKKSAEAKIESLLVLDSTLGQNGLKQAEVFAQSAGITGVILTKLDGTAKGGVAIAVVQQLGLPIRFIGAGEGIEDLRPFSSYEFVEALLSN
- a CDS encoding GUN4 domain-containing protein, which produces MDTKLTALKDKLFSGKEANQLPAITELASLGEEGLQILDEFIQARKAANTEVTWIDGKIHQVLLQSDLPRASELAQIYYANGVVTLKSEKAIDYQPIQILLAKQDFEEADRVTSKKLCEAAGADALARGWLYFTEAKSIPISDLQTINQLWLVYSEGKFGFSVQRKIWLSLGKGWEKFWLKIGWKKDGSFTRYPNEFIWSLDAPRGHLPLSNQLRGNKTMQAIFSHPAW